In Rhodamnia argentea isolate NSW1041297 chromosome 11, ASM2092103v1, whole genome shotgun sequence, one genomic interval encodes:
- the LOC115735919 gene encoding autophagy-related protein 2 isoform X1: MFPWNIAKSAEAIFSRWAVKRVCQFLLKKKLGRFILGDIDLDQLDVQLREGTIQLNDLALNVDYLNKKFGAVSSLMIKEGSIGSLLARMPWKGKGCQVEVDELELVLSPYVDNLMSDAVGSQGSSLDDNKSVYPSQSKPEKEMTGNAVVSSSGDVHEGVKTIAKMVKWLLTSFNVTIKKVVIAFDPYSSQNEGEYTHHRSMVFRVAELACGTCVSEDSHLMGNVGTENFLGISRLTNYVTFHGAILELLHMDDVNRQACPPSVSGTDSGGLLSGLPPVTSTVPIMIGREGGFSGTLKLSIPWKNGSLDIRKVDADVSIDPIELRFQPSTIKWILFSWRTIVNLCKERECGMQHKSASNVHFSSASGSPSSATGSSEVATNIASPLYGGLSVELSSSLRQGTESDLHLPNVISDWVPFVADKEEDDFGASVDQFFECFDELRSFQSALGGSGMWNWTCSVFSAITAASNLASGSLLTPSEQQHIETNLRVSIAGMSLMFSLHDEDDGNFPELNDDEENIGFDYHCLGAECRDISLMLQICPRDVKFEGTVKHIEVNEYISHRENGMFFGDESIKHGICGQNPCVRQLQAEVLGTLPPRASYMDVPENDLVGESAPKVPFAKRNDLIRIMLLRTSGLGRFQLASSSCLSDGSSKGPMSFSLSLPPFVIWVNFRLILKLLAFVKEMEKFLEVNDFSSNFQSEVKQESPEDLNRGPRTCITTTSSRERLQGVLTVSDARVVLCFPFDGRDDIVSYFDWDQFIALDFYSPFSTREGKVDSFTPFCNSNPKKRFSSMVTTSVHLNACNFDMYLVSAACEEVDDGGKSCRSAKGCKFSSLKILSVANCTPSSIFSMIWQEGPVTGAWVAERAKSFAVSEERSRNKFMGKGYEFASVTTLGDSGDTATEIRQDIIMTSSFLMHLHLSSAVVTLRSYEYEAFNCLLSQVIKGFTRVAFEDVDSLKKTSVGQTSIYMECDSVEIVIHPDKIDNIKSSIQNELPGSWFRLKLRIEKFELLNVSDIGGINGANFFWLAHGEGKLWGSITGAPDEEFLLISCCNSTMKRGDGGGSNALSTGLAGSDFVYMWDPVNFRGLLSITVRCGTFVAIGGRLDWFDAVLSFFTLPASETEGSGECSSSKGDCQQLPGSSFSLNLVDTGLSYEPYLKNLMVTSQVGDLGFSHSSVKSALDNCYVACIIAASCFSISNATSGDLLDTDYNIRAQDLGFLICSASELELHGDTYSVQHLHKIGYVKVAREALVLANLSTNCRNGTLWELECSNSHIDVETRHDSTLALIQLVTQLQQLFAPDLEESLVHLQSRWDNVQKEQERNHLKAEVRTSVGDLAPSTPQVHSSSANAKSQALVIGLMDEIREDAFLSDESRTCQYDSESNAKSFLGEKCDFDTAAPETLSQDLLVRGSVPLLGLESSQASFIQKGCFPDVIEGYCIPDPLCLSELSAGRDLSGSIVKHTSGIAENVNAGRGDSGWYRENSLRIRENHIADICEMSSMKQSAESKPCSPSSEDTNDSGKLVGRVIVKNINVRWRMSGGADWDISTVTDEHSGKNRRRDTAICLELALCGIDCQYDIYPVGGFCVSKLSFSVQDVHLYDRSEDATLRLVLGYYSSKDHPRESSSKALKLNLEAVRPDPLIPLEEYRLCIALLPLRLHLHQRQLDFLISFFGNEDPPQDWSSGVQNNLGGSEVLLQNAQSGSMRKAIVDEALLPYFQKFDIKPFSVRVDYIPQHLDLAALGGGKYVELVNLVPWKGIELHLKPVQAVGVYGWNNVCETIIGEWLEDISQNQIHKVLRGLPTIRSLISVGSAAAKLVSCPVENYKKDHRVLKGLQRGTVAFLRSISLEAVGLGVHLAAGAHDILQQAEYILASIPPSSPWPLQSRASANVRSNQPKDAQHGIKQAYECISDGLGKSASALVQTPLKKYQRGAGAGAAISTAFQAVPAATLAPVSACASAVHYALLGIRNSLDPEHKRESMEKYMGPNQPQE, encoded by the exons ATGTTTCCGTGGAACATAGCGAAGTCGGCGGAGGCCATCTTCTCGCGGTGGGCCGTGAAGAGGGTCTGCCAGTTCCTCTTGAAGAAGAAGTTGGGGCGGTTCATTTTGGGAGATATTGATTTGGACCAGCTCGATGTCCAGCTGAGAGAGGGAACGATTCAGCTCAACGATCTTGCTCTTAATGTTGACTATCTTAACAAGAAG TTTGGTGCAGTGTCTTCATTAATGATAAAAGAAGGATCTATTGGCTCTCTATTAGCTAGAATGCCTTGGAAGGGTAAAGGCTGCCAGGTGGAGGTTGACGAATTGGAATTGGTGCTTTCACCTTATGTGGATAACCTTATGTCAGATGCAGTTGGTTCTCAAGGTTCCAGCCTAGATGATAACAAGAGTGTCTATCCCAGCCAGAGCAAGCCGGAGAAAGAGATGACGGGGAATGCAGTTGTATCTTCTTCAGGAGATGTTCACGAAGGAGTTAAGACAATTGCAAAGATGGTGAAATGGTTGCTTACCAGTTTTAACGTAACCATAAAGAAAGTCGTCATTGCATTCGATCCATATTCGAGTCAAAATGAAGGAGAATATACACATCACAGATCTATGGTTTTTCGAGTTGCAGAATTGGCGTGTGGAACGTGTGTTTCAGAGGATTCTCATTTGATGGGTAACGTAGGCACTGAGAACTTTCTAGGAATCAGTCGCCTGACAAACTATGTAACATTTCATGGAGCAATTCTTGAGCTGCTTCACATGGATGATGTTAATAGGCAAGCATGCCCTCCAAGTGTATCAGGGACAGATTCTGGTGGATTACTTTCTGGATTACCACCAGTAACTTCTACGGTGCCAATAATGATTGGTAGGGAAGGAGGATTTTCAGGGACTTTAAAGTTAAGTATTCCTTGGAAGAATGGTTCCTTAGACATTAGAAAAGTGGATGCAGATGTTTCCATAGATCCTATAGAGTTACGGTTTCAACCAAGTACAATCAAATGGATTTTGTTTTCATGGAGAACAATTGTTAATTTGTGCAAGGAGCGTGAGTGTGGCATGCAGCATAAGTCAGCAAGCAATGTTCATTTCAGTTCTGCGTCTGGTAGCCCTTCATCAGCAACTGGATCGTCTGAAGTGGCCACTAACATAGCATCACCACTCTATGGTGGCTTATCTGTTGAGCTTTCTTCCTCTCTGAGGCAGGGAACAGAGTCTGATCTTCACTTGCCAAATGTGATCTCAGATTGGGTTCCTTTTGTTGCGGATAAGGAGGAAGATGATTTTGGGGCAAG TGTGGATCAATTTTTTGAGTGCTTTGATGAATTGAGAAGTTTTCAGTCGGCCCTAGGTGGCAGTGGGATGTGGAACTGGACATGTTCTGTTTTCAGCGCAATAACTGCGGCCTCCAATTTGGCTTCGGGGTCGTTGCTTACACCTTCTG AACAGCAGCATATAGAAACTAATCTCAGAGTGTCCATTGCTGGAATGTCTCTTATGTTCTCTCTCCACGATGAAGATGATGGGAATTTTCCAGAGTTgaatgatgatgaagaaaatattggcttTGATTATCATTGTCTAGGTGCAGAATGCAGGGATATATCTTTAATGTTGCAG ATATGTCCTCGAGACGTGAAGTTTGAAGGAACAGTCAAACATATTGAGGTGAATGAATATATAAGTCATCGAGAAAATGGCATGTTCTTTGGCGACGAGAGTATTAAGCATGGGATATGTGGCCAAAACCCTTGTGTTCGGCAGCTGCAAGCAGAAGTTCTAGGCACTCTTCCTCCGCGTGCCTCTTATATGGATGTTCCTGAAAATGATCTAGTTGGGGAATCTGCTCCAAAAGTTCCATTTGCAAAGAGAAATGATCTGATCAGAATAATGCTGCTGAGAACTTCAGGACTTGGTCGTTTCCAACTAGCCAGTAGTTCTTGCCTGTCTGATGGCAGCTCGAAAGGGCCAATGTCATTCTCATTATCACTACCGCCGTTTGTTATTTGGGTTAACTTCCGGCTTATCCTCAAGCTGCTGGCTTTCGTGAAGGAAATGGAGAAGTTTCTTGAAGTAAATGACTTCTCGAGTAACTTTCAATCTGAGGTTAAGCAAGAATCTCCTGAGGATTTGAACAGAGGGCCTAGAACTTGTATTACAACCACATCTTCACGAGAGAGATTACAGGGTGTCCTAACCGTCTCTGATGCGAGAGTTGTTCTCTGCTTTCCTTTTGATGGCAGAGATGATATAGTGAGCTATTTTGATTGGGATCAGTTTATTGCTCTGGACTTTTATTCCCCTTTTTCTACAAGAGAAGGGAAGGTTGATAGTTTCACACCCTTTTGCAATTCAAATCCCAAGAAGAGGTTTTCTTCAATGGTGACAACTTCTGTGCATTTGAATGCCTGTAACTTTGACATGTATCTAGTCAGTGCTGCATGTGAGGAGGTCGATGATGGGGGTAAGTCCTGCCGCTCTGCTAAAGGGTGTAAATTTTCTTCTCTGAAGATTCTGTCTGTTGCCAACTGCACACCTTCTTCCATATTCAGTATGATTTGGCAGGAGGGTCCTGTTACTGGTGCTTGGGTTGCCGAAAGAGCAAAGTCTTTCGCTGTTTCAGAGGAGAGGAGCAGAAATAAGTTCATGGGAAAAGGATATGAGTTTGCCTCTGTAACAACTTTGGGAGATTCTGGTGATACTGCTACTGAAATACGTCAAGATATAATTATGACCTCAAGTTTCCTTATGCATTTGCATTTATCCTCTGCTGTAGTTACTCTTCGGAGCTATGAATATGAAGCTTTCAACTGTCTTTTAAGTCAAGTGATAAAAGGATTTACTAGAGTTGCTTTTGAAGATGttgattctttgaaaaaaacTTCTGTTGGCCAGACATCAATATATATGGAGTGTGATTCTGTAGAGATTGTTATTCACCCTGATAAGATTGACAACATCAAAAGCTCGATACAGAATGAACTTCCCGGGTCATGGTTTCGGCtcaaattgagaattgagaagTTTGAATTACTGAATGTCTCGGATATTGGCGGTATTAATGGTGCCAACTTCTTTTGGCTCGCACATGGGGAAGGCAAATTGTGGGGTTCAATCACTGGTGCGCCAGATGAAGAGTTTCTTTTGATCTCATGTTGCAATTCAACAATGAAACGGGGTGATGGGGGAGGATCCAATGCTTTATCTACTGGATTAGCTGGTTCTGACTTTGTCTATATGTGGGATCCAGTGAATTTCCGTGGACTTTTGTCCATCACTGTCAGATGTGGCACTTTTGTTGCTATAGGTGGCCGATTGGATTGGTTCGATGCGGTACTGTCTTTCTTTACTTTGCCAGCTTCTGAAACTGAAGGTTCTGGTGAATGTTCTTCATCGAAAGGAGATTGCCAACAGCTTCCTggatcttctttttccttaaacTTGGTCGACACAGGTTTGAGCTATGAACCTTATCTAAAGAACCTGATGGTCACCTCACAAGTTGGGGACCTTGGATTCAGTCATTCAAGTGTCAAGTCAGCCTTGGACAACTGTTATGTTGCATGTATTATAGCTGCATCTTGCTTCAGTATTTCCAATGCAACTTCCGGAGATTTGCTTGACACTGATTACAATATAAGAGCGCAAGATCTTGGGTTTCTCATTTGCTCAGCATCAGAACTTGAGCTTCACGGTGATACTTATAGTGTGCAACATCTTCACAAGATTGGCTACGTTAAAGTTGCTCGGGAGGCACTTGTCCTGGCAAATTTGAGTACTAACTGCAGGAATGGCACTTTGTGGGAGCTAGAATGTTCTAATTCTCACATTGATGTGGAAACTCGTCATGATTCAACTTTGGCTCTGATACAATTGGTCACACAACTTCAACAGCTTTTCGCTCCTGATTTGGAAGAATCTCTTGTTCACTTGCAGAGTAGGTGGGATAACGTTCAAAAGGAACAAGAGAGGAATCATTTGAAAGCTGAAGTAAGAACTTCTGTTGGTGATCTTGCGCCATCAACTCCTCAGGTGCACTCTTCAAGTGCAAATGCAAAGAGTCAAGCCTTGGTGATTGGATTGATGGATGAGATACGTGAGGATGCTTTTCTTTCAGATGAGAGTAGAACTTGTCAATATGATTCTGAATCAAATGCGAAAAGCTTTCTTggagagaaatgtgattttgataCTGCAGCTCCTGAAACACTATCTCAAGATCTATTAGTAAGGGGGTCAGTGCCTTTGCTAGGATTGGAAAGCAGTCAGGCCTCATTTATCCAGAAAGGTTGCTTTCCGGACGTTATAGAAGGCTATTGTATACCAGACCCACTCTGTCTATCAGAGTTATCTGCAGGAAGAGATCTTTCGGGGTCAATAGTCAAACACACAAGTGGAATTGCAGAAAATGTTAATGCTGGAAGAGGCGACAGCGGATGGTATAGAGAAAATTCTCTAAGAATCCGTGAAAACCATATTGCAGACATCTGTGAGATGTCCAGCATGAAACAGTCAGCAGAAAGCAAACCTTGTAGTCCTAGTTCTGAAGATACTAATGATTCTGGAAAGCTTGTGGGCCGAGTGATTGTCAAGAACATAAATGTCAGATGGAGAATGTCTGGCGGCGCTGACTGGGATATCTCTACAGTGACCGATGAACATTCTGGAAAAAATCGCCGGAGGGATACAGCAATTTGCCTAGAACTAGCTCTGTGTGGGATTGATTGTCAGTATGACATCTATCCAGTTGGTGGATTTTGTGTATCTAAGCTTTCTTTCTCTGTACAGGATGTCCATCTCTACGATAGAAGCGAAGACGCAACACTTAGACTG GTGCTTGGATATTATAGCTCAAAAGATCATCCCAGAGAATCATCTTCAAAGGCATTGAAGCTCAATTTGGAAGCTGTGAGGCCTGACCCTTTGATTCCTCTCGAGGAATATCG GTTGTGCATTGCTCTACTTCCTTTGCGATTGCACCTCCATCAGCGCCAGCTtgattttctcatttctttttttggaaatgaAGACCCACCGCAGGACTGGTCTTCAGGTGTTCAAAATAATCTAGGTGGATCAGAAGTGTTGCTGCAAAATGCCCAAAGTGGTTCTATGCGGAAAGCAATTGTTGATGAGGCATTGCTTCCATATTTTCAG AAATTTGACATAAAGCCTTTCAGTGTTCGGGTTGATTACATACCACAGCATCTGGATTTAGCAGCACTAGGAGGTGGGAAGTATGTGGAGCTTGTAAACCTGGTTCCCTGGAAG GGAATTGAGCTACATCTCAAGCCCGTACAAGCTGTTGGTGTGTATGGCTGGAATAATGTTTGTGAAACAATCATAGGGGAATGGTTGGAAGATATATCTCAAAATCAG ATTCATAAGGTACTACGCGGCCTACCTACCATCCGGTCCTTGATTTCTGTCGGAAGTGCTGCTGCAAAGTTAGTTTCTTGCCCAGTTGAGAATTACAAGAAGGATCATAGAGTACTCAAGGGATTGCAAAGAG GCACAGTGGCATTCCTGAGAAGCATATCTCTTGAAGCTGTGGGGCTAGGGGTGCATTTGGCAGCAGGTGCTCACGATATCTTGCAGCAAGCAGAGTATATTCTTGCGAGTATTCCGCCTTCTTCTCCGTGGCCTCTGCAAAGTAGAGCAAGTGCAAATGTCAGATCTAATCAGCCTAAGGATGCTCAGCATGGAATAAAGCAG GCTTACGAATGTATTAGTGACGGCTTGGGCAAGTCTGCATCTGCACTGGTTCAAACCCCCTTGAAGAAATATCAGCGAGGAGCTGGTGCTGGAGCAGCTATATCAACTGCTTTCCAGGCAGTTCCTGCAGCCACCTTAGCTCCAGTGTCTGCTTGTGCGAGTGCTGTGCATTATGCTCTTCTTGGCATCAGAAATAG CCTTGATCCAGAGCATAAAAGGGAGTCTATGGAGAAATATATGGGTCCTAATCAGCCGCAAGAGTAG